From one Nitrosococcus halophilus Nc 4 genomic stretch:
- the rlmB gene encoding 23S rRNA (guanosine(2251)-2'-O)-methyltransferase RlmB, with amino-acid sequence MGKKRRFENLSSGKIGHEDSVSSELRYGLHAVRAALEQPATQIISLWLDQSRKDRAIQEITELALEQGLDFYPVNREDLDSLVPGVRHQGVVAHCSAQPTFTEEGLFDLLDNLKAPPLLLILDGVQDPHNLGACLRTAEAAGVHGVIAPKDRAVGLTAAVRKVASGAAERVPFVRVTNLARLMRKLRERGLWLVGTVVKGGGSLYNTDLKGPLGLVLGAEDRGLRRLTAEHCDCLVQIPMQGAVGSLNVSVAAGVCLFEAQRQRGFDLA; translated from the coding sequence GTGGGTAAAAAGCGCAGGTTTGAGAACCTCAGCTCAGGGAAAATCGGGCATGAGGACAGCGTGAGCAGCGAATTGCGGTATGGATTGCATGCTGTCCGCGCGGCTTTGGAACAGCCCGCGACTCAGATCATCTCCCTATGGTTGGATCAAAGTCGCAAGGATCGAGCGATTCAGGAAATTACCGAGCTTGCTCTTGAACAAGGCTTAGATTTCTATCCCGTGAATCGGGAAGATCTGGATAGCCTAGTTCCTGGGGTTCGCCACCAAGGGGTCGTGGCCCATTGCTCAGCGCAGCCGACGTTTACAGAGGAGGGACTATTTGACCTTTTGGACAATTTAAAGGCGCCTCCTTTGTTGCTGATCCTCGATGGGGTTCAAGATCCCCATAATCTAGGGGCCTGTCTGCGTACAGCGGAGGCGGCGGGGGTCCATGGGGTGATCGCCCCTAAAGATCGGGCGGTGGGTTTGACTGCTGCGGTGCGCAAAGTCGCTAGCGGTGCAGCGGAACGGGTCCCTTTTGTGCGAGTGACTAATCTAGCCCGGCTAATGCGCAAGCTGCGTGAACGGGGGCTATGGTTGGTCGGGACGGTGGTGAAGGGGGGAGGAAGCCTTTATAACACCGATCTCAAGGGCCCTCTTGGTTTGGTGCTTGGCGCCGAGGATCGGGGTCTGCGGCGGCTAACGGCAGAGCACTGCGATTGCCTGGTTCAGATTCCCATGCAAGGCGCAGTTGGCAGCCTCAATGTCTCGGTTGCCGCGGGAGTGTGTCTCTTCGAGGCCCAGCGCCAGCGTGGCTTTGATTTAGCCTGA
- a CDS encoding PAS domain-containing sensor histidine kinase, whose translation MLKVQDHSSAWLLSLCSLLAAIILLIDLLIPLGVAGGVPYIAVILLASRLPKRDYLWGFAILCTALTLLGAFLSPPGGELWQVATNRFLALTAIWISAVLLLQRQRDEVALVHAHDELEGRVQKRTAELTTANHQLQQEIAERQQIEQALQESEARYRSLSDDILDTSRVGVFILDAEFRVVWVNQAIADYFGLPRKTLQGANKRQLIQEQLKDCFEQPEDFAKTVLATYTDNSYIEQFECHLLPNGERQERWLEHWSQPIGSGLYAGGRIEHYYDITERKRVEFELRTRARQQTAVAEVGRRALRGGNLDTLLDETLALLARILDVAYGQVLELLPDRKTFLLRASVGFKRSIQRQATVNVEPDTLAGYTLLSLEPVIVENLSTEHRFRPESLLLEHGLASGVSLIIPGRERPFGILGVYTPQPRNFSHELCFLQTVATLLATGIERQRAEEQTQLQQAELAHIARLGLASELTAGLAHELNQPLTAITTNAHTCLQLLHSGMVNMEKFEEILEEVTRQSERAGEIVHHLRALVRKTEYRKTAVNLNDLVHEVARLANIEARQQGVQLRLELFASLPPVWGDNIQLQQVILNLVCNSIEAMGETSDGKRELTIQTSPVDCGAVEVTVSDTGPGLSPEAMKQLFQPFFTTKPTGMGLGLSLSKSIVEAHGGEIWATPNPSRGATFHFTISTKIGNR comes from the coding sequence ATGTTAAAAGTCCAAGATCACTCTTCTGCCTGGTTGCTGTCACTTTGTAGCCTACTGGCAGCCATCATTCTGCTGATAGACCTCCTGATACCCTTAGGGGTAGCGGGTGGCGTTCCTTACATAGCAGTCATCTTATTGGCCTCACGATTACCCAAGAGGGACTACCTGTGGGGCTTTGCCATCCTTTGCACCGCACTCACGCTCCTGGGGGCCTTTCTTTCCCCGCCTGGTGGAGAACTATGGCAAGTGGCTACCAACCGCTTCCTGGCCCTCACCGCCATTTGGATTAGCGCAGTGCTCTTGCTTCAGCGCCAGCGGGATGAAGTGGCGCTGGTGCATGCTCATGATGAGTTGGAAGGCCGCGTTCAGAAACGCACCGCTGAACTCACCACGGCCAATCACCAACTTCAGCAGGAGATTGCCGAGCGCCAGCAGATAGAACAGGCTTTGCAGGAAAGCGAAGCACGCTACCGTTCCCTGAGCGACGATATCCTGGACACCTCGCGAGTCGGGGTCTTTATCCTTGATGCCGAATTCCGGGTAGTCTGGGTGAACCAGGCAATCGCCGACTATTTTGGATTACCCAGAAAAACGCTCCAGGGAGCGAACAAACGACAGCTTATTCAGGAACAACTCAAGGATTGTTTTGAACAGCCAGAGGATTTCGCCAAAACCGTACTCGCAACCTATACTGATAATAGCTACATTGAGCAGTTTGAGTGCCACCTGCTGCCTAATGGCGAGCGCCAGGAACGTTGGCTTGAGCATTGGAGCCAGCCGATTGGCAGCGGACTGTACGCCGGCGGGCGCATCGAACACTATTATGATATTACCGAGCGCAAACGGGTAGAGTTCGAACTCCGTACCCGGGCGCGCCAGCAAACTGCCGTGGCAGAGGTGGGACGGCGGGCACTCAGGGGAGGCAACCTCGATACGCTGCTTGATGAAACCCTGGCCCTGTTAGCACGAATTCTCGACGTAGCCTACGGTCAAGTGTTGGAGCTATTGCCTGACCGTAAAACTTTTTTGCTCCGCGCCAGTGTGGGCTTTAAGAGAAGCATTCAAAGACAGGCTACCGTCAATGTTGAACCCGATACCCTAGCCGGCTACACCCTGCTTTCCCTAGAGCCGGTTATCGTGGAAAATCTGAGCACAGAACATCGCTTTCGCCCTGAATCACTGCTACTTGAGCACGGTCTCGCCAGCGGGGTAAGTCTAATCATCCCAGGACGGGAGCGGCCTTTTGGCATCTTGGGTGTGTATACCCCTCAGCCGCGAAACTTCAGTCATGAGCTTTGCTTTCTCCAGACCGTCGCCACCCTGCTGGCCACAGGGATCGAACGCCAGCGAGCTGAGGAGCAGACCCAGTTGCAGCAGGCGGAGCTTGCCCATATCGCGCGCCTAGGTTTGGCCAGCGAACTCACCGCCGGCTTAGCCCATGAACTCAACCAGCCCCTCACCGCCATTACTACCAATGCCCACACCTGCCTGCAACTACTGCACTCGGGAATGGTCAATATGGAGAAGTTTGAGGAAATCCTCGAAGAAGTCACCCGGCAGAGTGAACGAGCCGGTGAAATTGTCCATCATCTAAGAGCCCTGGTCCGCAAAACCGAGTACCGGAAAACCGCGGTAAATCTTAACGACCTAGTCCACGAAGTCGCCCGCTTGGCCAATATCGAAGCCCGCCAACAAGGGGTCCAACTGCGGCTGGAATTATTTGCTTCCCTGCCCCCAGTATGGGGCGATAACATCCAACTTCAGCAGGTCATTTTGAACCTGGTCTGTAACAGCATCGAAGCCATGGGGGAAACCTCGGACGGAAAACGGGAACTCACTATCCAAACCTCCCCCGTTGATTGCGGCGCGGTGGAGGTGACCGTGTCCGACACGGGACCCGGCCTGTCTCCAGAAGCAATGAAGCAGTTATTCCAGCCCTTTTTTACCACCAAACCCACCGGCATGGGCCTCGGCCTATCCCTGAGTAAATCCATCGTCGAAGCCCATGGTGGGGAAATTTGGGCTACCCCTAACCCCAGCCGGGGGGCTACCTTCCACTTTACCATCTCGACCAAGATAGGAAATCGCTAG
- a CDS encoding response regulator transcription factor — protein MTLQPTVFIVDDDKAVRDAVHLLCEVHGLQVESYASAQAFLDDYIPTRRGCLVLDLCMPEMDGLELQAHLAARQIELPIIFITAHSSNGEAKRALKAGALDVLEKPFQPHVLIERIHTAFKSIK, from the coding sequence GTGACCCTTCAGCCGACTGTATTCATCGTCGACGACGACAAGGCCGTGCGGGATGCGGTACATCTTCTATGCGAGGTCCACGGTTTGCAAGTGGAAAGTTACGCCTCAGCCCAGGCTTTCCTTGACGACTATATTCCTACTCGAAGGGGGTGTCTGGTATTAGACCTTTGCATGCCAGAAATGGATGGCCTAGAACTTCAGGCACATCTAGCGGCCCGCCAGATTGAACTGCCCATCATTTTTATCACTGCCCATAGTAGCAATGGTGAAGCCAAACGCGCACTCAAAGCCGGTGCCCTGGATGTCCTGGAAAAACCTTTTCAGCCTCATGTGCTGATCGAGCGTATCCACACTGCTTTCAAATCGATAAAGTAA